From the Salmo trutta chromosome 2, fSalTru1.1, whole genome shotgun sequence genome, one window contains:
- the LOC115152097 gene encoding histone-lysine N-methyltransferase EZH2 isoform X2 has protein sequence MVLTGKRSEKGPVCWRRRVKSEYMRLRQLKRFRRADEVKSMFNSNRQRILERTDILNAEWKTRRIQPVHIMTSVSSLRGTRECTVDSGFSEFSKQVIPLKTLNAVASVPVMYSWSPLQQNFMVEDETVLHNIPYMGDEILDQDGTFIEELIKNYDGKVHGDRECGFINDEIFVELVGALTQYSDNDDEDDDEEEQEFKLEKMELCEGKDHLAEDPRKEPLINTDSQGSSDSSKKFPSDKIFEAISSMFPDKGSTEELREKYKELTEPQLPGALPPECTPNMDGPNARSVQREQSLHSFHTLFCRRCFKYDCFLHPFHATPNTYKRKNMENLVDSKPCGDECYMYLVQDGLVREYPDGMAPERSKTPSKRPVSRRRGRPSGNSRPSTPTVSTDTKDTDSEREGKDDDNDKEEDDDDDDDDDKKDETTSSSEGNSRCQTPVKLKLTCDPQVVDWSGAEASLFRVLIGTYYDNYCAIARLIGTKTCRQVYEFRVKESSIIARAPAEDEDTPPRKKKRKHRLWATHCRKIQLKKDGSSNHVYNYQPCDHPRQPCDSSCPCVTAQNFCEKFCQCSSECQNRFPGCRCKAQCNTKQCPCYLAVRECDPDLCLTCGAAEHWDSKNVSCKNCSIQRGAKKHLLLAPSDVAGWGIFIKEPVQKNEFISEYCGEIISQDEADRRGKVYDKYMCSFLFNLNNDFVVDATRKGNKIRFANHSVHPNCYAKVMMVNGDHRIGIFAKRTIQTGEELFFDYRYSQADALKYVGIERESEMP, from the exons ATGGTGCTGACAGGGAAGCGGTCTGAGAAGGGACCAGTGTGTTGGAGGAGAAGGGTGAAGTCTGAGTACATGAGGCTACGCCAACTCAAACGCTTCAGACGGGCTGATGAGGTCAAG AGTATGTTTAACTCTAACCGTCAGAGGATCTTGGAGCGGACAGACATCCTGAACGCTGAGTGGAAGACAAGAAGGATCCAGCCCGTTCACATCATGACATCTGTTAGCTCCTTACGAGGGACCAGAGAG TGTACGGTGGACAGTGGTTTCTCTGAGTTCTCCAAACAGGTGATACCTCTGAAGACGCTCAACGCTGTAGCCTCTGTCCCTGTCATGTACTCCTGGTCCCCGCTACAGCAGAACTtcatg GTAGAAGACGAAACGGTTCTCCACAACATCCCCTACATGGGAGACGAGATTCTAGATCAAGACGGAACCTTCATTGAAGAACTCATCAAGAACTACGATGGCAAAGTTCACGGAGACAGGG AGTGCGGCTTCATCAACGATGAGATCTTTGTGGAGCTGGTGGGTGCCCTGACCCAGTACAGTGACAacgatgatgaggatgatgatgaagaagagCAGGAGTTTAAGCTTGAGAAGATGGAGCTCTGTGAGGGGAAGGACCACCTGGCCGAGGACCCCCGAAAGGAACCCCTGATCAACACTGACA GCCAAGGCAGCAGTGACAGCTCTAAGAAGTTTCCGTCTGATAAGATCTTTGAAGCCATCTCCTCAATGTTCCCTGATAAGGGCTCAACAGAGGAACTTCGAGAAAA GTACAAGGAGCTGACAGAGCCCCAGTTGCCCGGTGCGTTGCCTCCAGAGTGTACTCCTAACATGGACGGCCCCAACGCTCGCTCCGTTCAGAGGGAACAGAGTCTACACTCCTTCCACACACTCTTCTGCCGACGCTGCTTCAAATACGACTGCTTCCTGCACC ccttcCATGCGACTCCTAACACCTATAAGCGTAAGAACATGGAGAATCTGGTGGACAGTAAACCCTGTGGTGACGAGTGCTACATGTACCTGGTGCAG GATGGTTTGGTGAGGGAGTATCCTGACGGCATGGCACCCGAGAGGTCCAAGACCCCTTCCAAACGCCCAGTGAGTCGTCGCCGGGGACGACCCAGCGGCAACAGCCGGCCCAGTACACCAACAGTCTCCACGGATACCAAAGACACGGACAGCGAGCGGGAGGGGAAAGACGACGATAACGACAAagaagaagatgatgatgatgatgacgatgatgacaaGAAGGACGAGACCACCAGCAGTTCAG AGGGTAACTCACGGTGCCAGACTCCAGTGAAGTTGAAGCTGACGTGTGATCCTCAGGTTGTTGATTGGAGCGGAGCCGAAGCTTCACTCTTTAGGGTTCTCATCggaacctactacgacaactactGCGCTATAGCACGGCTCATAGGAACCAAGACCTGCAGACAG GTATATGAGTTCAGAGTGAAGGAGTCTAGTATCATCGCTCGCGCTCCGGCTGAGGACGAAGACACGCCCCCTcggaagaagaagaggaaacaCAG GTTGTGGGCCACTCACTGCAGGAAGATCCAACTGAAGAAAG ATGGTTCATCCAACCACGTGTATAACTACCAGCCATGTGACCACCCCCGCCAGCCCTGTGACTCCTCCTGTCCCTGTGTCACTGCTCAGAACTTCTGTGAGAAGTTCTGCCAGTGCAGCTCAGAGT gtcagaaCCGTTTCCCAGGCTGCAGGTGTAAGGCCCAGTGTAATACTAAACAGTGTCCGTGTTACCTGGCCGTCAGAGAGTGTGACCCTGACCTGTGTCTGACCTGCGGAGCCGCTGAACACTGGGACAGCAAGAACGTCTCCTGTAAAAACTGCTCCATACAGAGGGGAGCCaagaag CACCTGCTCCTAGCTCCGTCTGACGTAGCAGGCTGGGGCATCTTCATCAAAGAGCCAGTTCAGAAGAATGAGTTCATCTCTGAGTACTGTGGGGAG ATAATCTCCCAAGATGAGGCGGATCGCAGAGGAAAGGTCTACGACAAATACATGTGTAGCTTCCTCTTCAACCTCAACAACG aCTTTGTAGTGGATGCTACTAGGAAAGGAAACAAGATTCGTTTCGCCAACCATTCCGTCCACCCCAACTGCTATGCAAAAG tgATGATGGTGAATGGGGACCACAGGATAGGGATCTTCGCTAAGAGAACCATCCAGACTGGAGAAGAGCTCTTCTTTGACTACCG GTACAGTCAAGCTGATGCTCTGAAGTACGTCGGCATCGAGCGGGAATCAGAGATGCCATGA
- the LOC115152097 gene encoding histone-lysine N-methyltransferase EZH2 isoform X1 has protein sequence MVLTGKRSEKGPVCWRRRVKSEYMRLRQLKRFRRADEVKSMFNSNRQRILERTDILNAEWKTRRIQPVHIMTSVSSLRGTRECTVDSGFSEFSKQVIPLKTLNAVASVPVMYSWSPLQQNFMVEDETVLHNIPYMGDEILDQDGTFIEELIKNYDGKVHGDRECGFINDEIFVELVGALTQYSDNDDEDDDEEEQEFKLEKMELCEGKDHLAEDPRKEPLINTDSQGSSDSSKKFPSDKIFEAISSMFPDKGSTEELREKYKELTEPQLPGALPPECTPNMDGPNARSVQREQSLHSFHTLFCRRCFKYDCFLHRESFHATPNTYKRKNMENLVDSKPCGDECYMYLVQDGLVREYPDGMAPERSKTPSKRPVSRRRGRPSGNSRPSTPTVSTDTKDTDSEREGKDDDNDKEEDDDDDDDDDKKDETTSSSEGNSRCQTPVKLKLTCDPQVVDWSGAEASLFRVLIGTYYDNYCAIARLIGTKTCRQVYEFRVKESSIIARAPAEDEDTPPRKKKRKHRLWATHCRKIQLKKDGSSNHVYNYQPCDHPRQPCDSSCPCVTAQNFCEKFCQCSSECQNRFPGCRCKAQCNTKQCPCYLAVRECDPDLCLTCGAAEHWDSKNVSCKNCSIQRGAKKHLLLAPSDVAGWGIFIKEPVQKNEFISEYCGEIISQDEADRRGKVYDKYMCSFLFNLNNDFVVDATRKGNKIRFANHSVHPNCYAKVMMVNGDHRIGIFAKRTIQTGEELFFDYRYSQADALKYVGIERESEMP, from the exons ATGGTGCTGACAGGGAAGCGGTCTGAGAAGGGACCAGTGTGTTGGAGGAGAAGGGTGAAGTCTGAGTACATGAGGCTACGCCAACTCAAACGCTTCAGACGGGCTGATGAGGTCAAG AGTATGTTTAACTCTAACCGTCAGAGGATCTTGGAGCGGACAGACATCCTGAACGCTGAGTGGAAGACAAGAAGGATCCAGCCCGTTCACATCATGACATCTGTTAGCTCCTTACGAGGGACCAGAGAG TGTACGGTGGACAGTGGTTTCTCTGAGTTCTCCAAACAGGTGATACCTCTGAAGACGCTCAACGCTGTAGCCTCTGTCCCTGTCATGTACTCCTGGTCCCCGCTACAGCAGAACTtcatg GTAGAAGACGAAACGGTTCTCCACAACATCCCCTACATGGGAGACGAGATTCTAGATCAAGACGGAACCTTCATTGAAGAACTCATCAAGAACTACGATGGCAAAGTTCACGGAGACAGGG AGTGCGGCTTCATCAACGATGAGATCTTTGTGGAGCTGGTGGGTGCCCTGACCCAGTACAGTGACAacgatgatgaggatgatgatgaagaagagCAGGAGTTTAAGCTTGAGAAGATGGAGCTCTGTGAGGGGAAGGACCACCTGGCCGAGGACCCCCGAAAGGAACCCCTGATCAACACTGACA GCCAAGGCAGCAGTGACAGCTCTAAGAAGTTTCCGTCTGATAAGATCTTTGAAGCCATCTCCTCAATGTTCCCTGATAAGGGCTCAACAGAGGAACTTCGAGAAAA GTACAAGGAGCTGACAGAGCCCCAGTTGCCCGGTGCGTTGCCTCCAGAGTGTACTCCTAACATGGACGGCCCCAACGCTCGCTCCGTTCAGAGGGAACAGAGTCTACACTCCTTCCACACACTCTTCTGCCGACGCTGCTTCAAATACGACTGCTTCCTGCACCGTGAGT ccttcCATGCGACTCCTAACACCTATAAGCGTAAGAACATGGAGAATCTGGTGGACAGTAAACCCTGTGGTGACGAGTGCTACATGTACCTGGTGCAG GATGGTTTGGTGAGGGAGTATCCTGACGGCATGGCACCCGAGAGGTCCAAGACCCCTTCCAAACGCCCAGTGAGTCGTCGCCGGGGACGACCCAGCGGCAACAGCCGGCCCAGTACACCAACAGTCTCCACGGATACCAAAGACACGGACAGCGAGCGGGAGGGGAAAGACGACGATAACGACAAagaagaagatgatgatgatgatgacgatgatgacaaGAAGGACGAGACCACCAGCAGTTCAG AGGGTAACTCACGGTGCCAGACTCCAGTGAAGTTGAAGCTGACGTGTGATCCTCAGGTTGTTGATTGGAGCGGAGCCGAAGCTTCACTCTTTAGGGTTCTCATCggaacctactacgacaactactGCGCTATAGCACGGCTCATAGGAACCAAGACCTGCAGACAG GTATATGAGTTCAGAGTGAAGGAGTCTAGTATCATCGCTCGCGCTCCGGCTGAGGACGAAGACACGCCCCCTcggaagaagaagaggaaacaCAG GTTGTGGGCCACTCACTGCAGGAAGATCCAACTGAAGAAAG ATGGTTCATCCAACCACGTGTATAACTACCAGCCATGTGACCACCCCCGCCAGCCCTGTGACTCCTCCTGTCCCTGTGTCACTGCTCAGAACTTCTGTGAGAAGTTCTGCCAGTGCAGCTCAGAGT gtcagaaCCGTTTCCCAGGCTGCAGGTGTAAGGCCCAGTGTAATACTAAACAGTGTCCGTGTTACCTGGCCGTCAGAGAGTGTGACCCTGACCTGTGTCTGACCTGCGGAGCCGCTGAACACTGGGACAGCAAGAACGTCTCCTGTAAAAACTGCTCCATACAGAGGGGAGCCaagaag CACCTGCTCCTAGCTCCGTCTGACGTAGCAGGCTGGGGCATCTTCATCAAAGAGCCAGTTCAGAAGAATGAGTTCATCTCTGAGTACTGTGGGGAG ATAATCTCCCAAGATGAGGCGGATCGCAGAGGAAAGGTCTACGACAAATACATGTGTAGCTTCCTCTTCAACCTCAACAACG aCTTTGTAGTGGATGCTACTAGGAAAGGAAACAAGATTCGTTTCGCCAACCATTCCGTCCACCCCAACTGCTATGCAAAAG tgATGATGGTGAATGGGGACCACAGGATAGGGATCTTCGCTAAGAGAACCATCCAGACTGGAGAAGAGCTCTTCTTTGACTACCG GTACAGTCAAGCTGATGCTCTGAAGTACGTCGGCATCGAGCGGGAATCAGAGATGCCATGA
- the LOC115152097 gene encoding histone-lysine N-methyltransferase EZH2 isoform X3, giving the protein MVEDETVLHNIPYMGDEILDQDGTFIEELIKNYDGKVHGDRECGFINDEIFVELVGALTQYSDNDDEDDDEEEQEFKLEKMELCEGKDHLAEDPRKEPLINTDSQGSSDSSKKFPSDKIFEAISSMFPDKGSTEELREKYKELTEPQLPGALPPECTPNMDGPNARSVQREQSLHSFHTLFCRRCFKYDCFLHRESFHATPNTYKRKNMENLVDSKPCGDECYMYLVQDGLVREYPDGMAPERSKTPSKRPVSRRRGRPSGNSRPSTPTVSTDTKDTDSEREGKDDDNDKEEDDDDDDDDDKKDETTSSSEGNSRCQTPVKLKLTCDPQVVDWSGAEASLFRVLIGTYYDNYCAIARLIGTKTCRQVYEFRVKESSIIARAPAEDEDTPPRKKKRKHRLWATHCRKIQLKKDGSSNHVYNYQPCDHPRQPCDSSCPCVTAQNFCEKFCQCSSECQNRFPGCRCKAQCNTKQCPCYLAVRECDPDLCLTCGAAEHWDSKNVSCKNCSIQRGAKKHLLLAPSDVAGWGIFIKEPVQKNEFISEYCGEIISQDEADRRGKVYDKYMCSFLFNLNNDFVVDATRKGNKIRFANHSVHPNCYAKVMMVNGDHRIGIFAKRTIQTGEELFFDYRYSQADALKYVGIERESEMP; this is encoded by the exons atg GTAGAAGACGAAACGGTTCTCCACAACATCCCCTACATGGGAGACGAGATTCTAGATCAAGACGGAACCTTCATTGAAGAACTCATCAAGAACTACGATGGCAAAGTTCACGGAGACAGGG AGTGCGGCTTCATCAACGATGAGATCTTTGTGGAGCTGGTGGGTGCCCTGACCCAGTACAGTGACAacgatgatgaggatgatgatgaagaagagCAGGAGTTTAAGCTTGAGAAGATGGAGCTCTGTGAGGGGAAGGACCACCTGGCCGAGGACCCCCGAAAGGAACCCCTGATCAACACTGACA GCCAAGGCAGCAGTGACAGCTCTAAGAAGTTTCCGTCTGATAAGATCTTTGAAGCCATCTCCTCAATGTTCCCTGATAAGGGCTCAACAGAGGAACTTCGAGAAAA GTACAAGGAGCTGACAGAGCCCCAGTTGCCCGGTGCGTTGCCTCCAGAGTGTACTCCTAACATGGACGGCCCCAACGCTCGCTCCGTTCAGAGGGAACAGAGTCTACACTCCTTCCACACACTCTTCTGCCGACGCTGCTTCAAATACGACTGCTTCCTGCACCGTGAGT ccttcCATGCGACTCCTAACACCTATAAGCGTAAGAACATGGAGAATCTGGTGGACAGTAAACCCTGTGGTGACGAGTGCTACATGTACCTGGTGCAG GATGGTTTGGTGAGGGAGTATCCTGACGGCATGGCACCCGAGAGGTCCAAGACCCCTTCCAAACGCCCAGTGAGTCGTCGCCGGGGACGACCCAGCGGCAACAGCCGGCCCAGTACACCAACAGTCTCCACGGATACCAAAGACACGGACAGCGAGCGGGAGGGGAAAGACGACGATAACGACAAagaagaagatgatgatgatgatgacgatgatgacaaGAAGGACGAGACCACCAGCAGTTCAG AGGGTAACTCACGGTGCCAGACTCCAGTGAAGTTGAAGCTGACGTGTGATCCTCAGGTTGTTGATTGGAGCGGAGCCGAAGCTTCACTCTTTAGGGTTCTCATCggaacctactacgacaactactGCGCTATAGCACGGCTCATAGGAACCAAGACCTGCAGACAG GTATATGAGTTCAGAGTGAAGGAGTCTAGTATCATCGCTCGCGCTCCGGCTGAGGACGAAGACACGCCCCCTcggaagaagaagaggaaacaCAG GTTGTGGGCCACTCACTGCAGGAAGATCCAACTGAAGAAAG ATGGTTCATCCAACCACGTGTATAACTACCAGCCATGTGACCACCCCCGCCAGCCCTGTGACTCCTCCTGTCCCTGTGTCACTGCTCAGAACTTCTGTGAGAAGTTCTGCCAGTGCAGCTCAGAGT gtcagaaCCGTTTCCCAGGCTGCAGGTGTAAGGCCCAGTGTAATACTAAACAGTGTCCGTGTTACCTGGCCGTCAGAGAGTGTGACCCTGACCTGTGTCTGACCTGCGGAGCCGCTGAACACTGGGACAGCAAGAACGTCTCCTGTAAAAACTGCTCCATACAGAGGGGAGCCaagaag CACCTGCTCCTAGCTCCGTCTGACGTAGCAGGCTGGGGCATCTTCATCAAAGAGCCAGTTCAGAAGAATGAGTTCATCTCTGAGTACTGTGGGGAG ATAATCTCCCAAGATGAGGCGGATCGCAGAGGAAAGGTCTACGACAAATACATGTGTAGCTTCCTCTTCAACCTCAACAACG aCTTTGTAGTGGATGCTACTAGGAAAGGAAACAAGATTCGTTTCGCCAACCATTCCGTCCACCCCAACTGCTATGCAAAAG tgATGATGGTGAATGGGGACCACAGGATAGGGATCTTCGCTAAGAGAACCATCCAGACTGGAGAAGAGCTCTTCTTTGACTACCG GTACAGTCAAGCTGATGCTCTGAAGTACGTCGGCATCGAGCGGGAATCAGAGATGCCATGA